A genomic stretch from Herpetosiphon gulosus includes:
- a CDS encoding phosphatase PAP2 family protein, with protein sequence MQQSPTKPHWQPDISKTTFNGLRALLISSAATLGLIAIFWWLTSLINPEISQFDRAGLAGGFWLRTQLPYLNPIFQLATWIGTLYGLALQTLIVGYWLYRRKPPAWLSRLSLIVLALLGAAIWMTLLKHGFARPRPSIFEPAYQLSTYSFPSGHAMAAAAWYGSMTIALSYGHPQSRRWGIIIGLAAMAALIGTSRVVFAVHYPTDISAGWIGGIAWLACLRAVWHGISWQRQRRQAS encoded by the coding sequence ATGCAACAATCACCAACCAAGCCCCATTGGCAACCTGATATTTCTAAAACGACGTTCAATGGCTTACGAGCATTGCTGATATCAAGTGCCGCCACGCTTGGATTAATTGCAATCTTTTGGTGGCTGACCAGCTTGATCAACCCTGAAATTAGCCAATTTGATCGGGCTGGCTTGGCTGGTGGTTTTTGGTTACGCACGCAGTTGCCCTATCTCAACCCAATTTTTCAGCTTGCAACATGGATCGGCACACTCTACGGCTTAGCCTTGCAAACATTAATTGTGGGCTATTGGCTGTATCGGCGCAAGCCACCAGCATGGCTCAGTCGCTTGAGCTTAATCGTATTAGCCCTGCTTGGAGCGGCCATTTGGATGACCTTGCTCAAACATGGCTTTGCCCGCCCACGCCCTAGCATCTTCGAGCCAGCCTACCAGCTGAGCACCTACAGTTTCCCCAGTGGTCATGCCATGGCCGCCGCAGCCTGGTATGGCAGTATGACCATAGCCCTTAGTTATGGTCATCCGCAATCACGGCGTTGGGGGATTATTATTGGATTGGCCGCCATGGCAGCGCTAATTGGCACCTCGCGGGTTGTGTTCGCGGTGCATTATCCGACCGATATTAGCGCAGGCTGGATTGGCGGAATCGCTTGGTTGGCCTGTTTGCGGGCAGTTTGGCATGGCATTAGTTGGCAACGCCAGCGCCGCCAAGCGAGTTAG
- a CDS encoding NAD(P)/FAD-dependent oxidoreductase has translation MDSYDVVVIGSGHNALIAAAYLARAGKSVLVLENNDRIGGLVRTEELTLPGFKHDVYSSAHPLFTTSQAYADLGADLTARGLRYINTDIPTGVSFSDGRTAILPQAFEAALAEAERLATGDGAVLSQMLASFNPYVEDVFGLFSMDLQSPTAQTMIQRLLRSETGYSPFSKLLFETARNVVSPFQSPVMQAMLAPWVMHLGRTPDEIGSGLWVYLIVLATMGAGMATPEGGSEQLARALGSLISDHGGVIRTQTAATRIVLSNGKASEVHTNTGEAFKVREHVIASVNPDQLYLRLLNDSPQPEHVLQQAKEFRYGRGCVQIHLALSEPPRWPDARFNRIGQPHLTDGLNQCTLAVAQAMAGLLPINPTFTVDCPTNLDPTRAPAGKAIMRVQVLEVPCRPIGDAAGQIAVGDGTWTGDLTQRFVERILAIVERHIPNIPSSVVGLHTITPTSLAQFSPNLGPGDPYGGAHDLAQSYLLSPLPAQPSHRTLVPNIFMLGAATWPGHGINGGSGYIVAKQLLG, from the coding sequence ATGGACAGCTATGATGTTGTGGTGATTGGCAGTGGGCACAATGCCCTGATCGCGGCAGCCTACTTGGCGCGGGCAGGCAAATCGGTGTTGGTGCTCGAAAACAATGATCGGATTGGCGGCTTGGTGCGAACGGAAGAATTGACCTTACCTGGCTTCAAACATGATGTCTATTCCTCGGCTCACCCACTCTTTACCACCAGCCAAGCCTATGCCGACCTTGGCGCAGATTTGACGGCGCGTGGTTTGCGCTATATCAACACCGATATTCCAACTGGGGTTTCGTTTAGTGATGGGCGCACGGCGATTTTGCCCCAAGCCTTCGAGGCTGCGCTGGCCGAGGCTGAGCGTTTAGCCACGGGCGATGGCGCGGTGCTTAGCCAAATGTTGGCCTCATTCAACCCCTATGTTGAAGATGTTTTTGGCTTGTTTTCGATGGATTTGCAATCGCCAACGGCTCAAACGATGATTCAACGTTTACTACGGAGCGAAACTGGCTATTCGCCATTTAGTAAATTGTTGTTTGAAACGGCGCGAAATGTGGTCAGCCCATTTCAATCGCCAGTGATGCAGGCCATGCTTGCGCCCTGGGTGATGCATCTTGGCCGCACTCCCGACGAAATTGGCAGTGGCCTATGGGTCTATCTGATTGTGTTGGCGACGATGGGCGCGGGCATGGCAACGCCCGAAGGTGGCAGCGAGCAATTAGCCCGCGCTTTGGGTAGTTTGATCAGCGATCATGGTGGGGTAATTCGCACGCAAACAGCGGCGACGCGGATTGTGTTGAGTAATGGTAAAGCCAGCGAAGTGCATACCAACACTGGTGAGGCCTTCAAGGTGCGCGAACATGTGATCGCCTCGGTTAATCCTGATCAATTGTATTTGCGGTTGTTGAACGATTCGCCGCAGCCGGAACATGTGCTACAACAAGCCAAAGAATTTCGCTATGGGCGAGGTTGTGTTCAAATTCATTTGGCGCTCAGCGAACCGCCGCGTTGGCCTGATGCGCGTTTTAATCGGATTGGCCAGCCGCATTTAACCGATGGTCTCAATCAATGTACTTTGGCGGTGGCCCAAGCAATGGCAGGTTTGTTGCCAATCAATCCAACGTTTACTGTCGATTGTCCAACCAACCTCGACCCAACCCGGGCACCAGCAGGCAAAGCAATTATGCGGGTGCAAGTACTTGAAGTGCCATGCCGCCCGATTGGCGATGCCGCAGGGCAGATCGCAGTAGGTGATGGGACGTGGACAGGCGATTTGACCCAACGCTTTGTTGAACGGATTTTGGCCATTGTTGAACGGCATATTCCCAATATTCCATCGAGCGTTGTGGGCTTGCACACGATTACGCCGACCAGTTTAGCCCAATTCAGCCCGAATCTTGGGCCTGGCGATCCCTACGGCGGGGCGCACGATTTAGCCCAAAGTTATCTGTTGAGTCCTTTGCCCGCCCAACCCAGCCATCGAACGCTGGTTCCGAATATTTTTATGCTTGGGGCAGCAACGTGGCCAGGCCATGGGATTAATGGCGGTTCTGGCTATATCGTGGCGAAACAGCTTTTAGGCTAA